In a single window of the Paenibacillus sp. MMS20-IR301 genome:
- a CDS encoding energy-coupling factor transporter transmembrane component T: MKARMLSYTGQDSPVHRLTGAAKLIIFAAWSVSAMITYDTRCLLLMLLLSLIIFRISRVRFQDYAFVLYFILFFFLLNQLAIFAFSPLEGTRIYGTRHDLLHLAGRYTVTAEQLFYQLNIALKYAVVIPVALLFLLTTDPSEFAASLNRIGVHYKIAYSVSLALRYIPDIQQDYENISFSAQARGIDISRKEKLPRRLKNMVSILLPLVLSSIERIEKISTAMELRSFGTGRRRTWYRTRPFTRSDYFALCIMVGIAAAVMIVTFYDGSRFYSIF, encoded by the coding sequence ATGAAAGCCAGGATGCTTTCCTATACGGGGCAGGACTCGCCGGTGCACCGGCTGACCGGGGCGGCGAAGCTGATTATTTTTGCCGCCTGGTCCGTATCGGCAATGATAACTTATGATACCCGGTGCCTGCTGCTCATGCTGCTGCTTAGCCTGATCATATTCCGCATATCCAGAGTCAGATTCCAGGATTATGCCTTCGTGCTCTATTTCATTCTGTTCTTCTTCCTATTGAACCAGCTGGCGATCTTCGCCTTCTCCCCGCTGGAAGGGACGCGGATCTACGGTACCCGGCATGATCTGCTGCACCTGGCAGGACGTTATACGGTAACGGCAGAGCAGCTTTTCTACCAGCTGAATATTGCCCTGAAATACGCGGTGGTCATCCCGGTAGCACTCTTGTTCCTGCTGACGACAGATCCGAGTGAATTTGCCGCTTCGCTGAACCGGATCGGGGTTCATTACAAAATTGCTTATTCCGTCTCACTGGCGCTGCGCTATATTCCTGATATCCAGCAGGATTATGAGAATATCTCCTTCTCGGCCCAGGCGCGGGGCATCGACATTTCCCGCAAGGAGAAGCTGCCGAGACGGCTGAAGAATATGGTATCCATTCTGCTGCCGCTGGTTCTGTCCAGCATTGAGCGGATTGAGAAAATCAGTACGGCAATGGAGCTGCGCAGCTTCGGAACCGGCCGCAGGCGGACCTGGTACCGCACCCGGCCGTTTACCCGCAGTGATTACTTTGCGCTTTGTATAATGGTTGGAATTGCCGCTGCGGTAATGATTGTTACCTTCTATGACGGATCACGGTTTTATAGTATTTTTTGA
- a CDS encoding class I SAM-dependent rRNA methyltransferase, translated as MASVILERNRKKRLEQGHPWVYASEVASVDGEPQAGGIVDVLNHQGRYLATGYYNPASQIRVRILSQSRLAAMDTAFFAGRFASCLQHRERFLPGADAYRLVYGEADFLPGLIIDRFGEVLVVQLLTLAMDQHRAEIVEALVQVMAPRGIYERSDVSVRELEGLEQTTGVLYGECPRHITVSENGLKVIVDIEEGQKTGYFFDQRENRASIAPLMKGWGGRSGITLQEVTAEDGTRETLPVNKSGKPVTFSYWDGATVLECFAHTGSFTLHACKYGAKKVTCLDVSAHAIESAKANVEINGFTDRVEFVVDDAFAFLRNQVRGLEERTERATGHAAAEVKSGAKPAAKVDTAKPMTAAGGRTWDVVILDPPAFAKTKSAVAGAVRGYKDINLHGMKLVNEGGYLVTASCSYHMQPQLFLDTIQEAAKDAGKVLRLIEWRAAGKDHPQILGVDEGHYLKFAVFEVRSK; from the coding sequence TTGGCATCGGTAATTCTGGAACGAAACCGCAAAAAAAGACTGGAGCAGGGACATCCGTGGGTCTACGCCAGCGAAGTCGCCTCGGTAGACGGCGAGCCGCAGGCAGGCGGAATTGTGGATGTGCTTAACCATCAGGGACGTTATTTAGCTACAGGCTATTACAATCCGGCATCGCAGATCCGTGTAAGAATTCTGTCGCAGAGCAGGCTAGCGGCAATGGATACGGCCTTTTTCGCCGGCCGGTTTGCCAGCTGCCTGCAGCACCGGGAGCGGTTCCTGCCTGGCGCAGATGCTTACCGCCTGGTATACGGGGAGGCAGATTTCCTGCCCGGGCTGATCATCGACCGTTTCGGAGAGGTCCTGGTCGTACAGCTGCTGACGCTGGCGATGGATCAGCACCGTGCCGAGATCGTGGAGGCCCTCGTGCAGGTGATGGCGCCGCGCGGCATCTACGAGCGCAGTGATGTCAGCGTGCGGGAGCTGGAAGGGCTGGAACAGACTACAGGCGTACTCTACGGCGAATGCCCGCGCCATATTACCGTGAGCGAGAACGGGCTGAAGGTGATCGTCGATATTGAAGAGGGCCAGAAAACCGGCTATTTCTTCGATCAGCGGGAGAACCGGGCTTCCATCGCTCCGCTGATGAAGGGCTGGGGCGGACGCAGCGGAATTACACTGCAGGAGGTAACGGCGGAGGACGGCACGCGGGAGACGCTGCCGGTCAATAAGAGCGGGAAGCCGGTTACCTTCTCTTACTGGGACGGGGCTACCGTGCTGGAATGCTTCGCGCATACCGGCAGCTTCACGCTGCATGCCTGCAAATACGGCGCGAAGAAGGTGACCTGCCTTGATGTCTCCGCGCATGCGATTGAGAGTGCAAAGGCCAACGTGGAGATTAACGGGTTCACGGACCGGGTCGAGTTTGTAGTGGACGATGCGTTTGCCTTCCTGCGCAACCAGGTCAGAGGGCTGGAAGAGCGCACGGAGCGGGCGACAGGCCATGCGGCGGCGGAGGTCAAATCCGGCGCTAAACCGGCAGCCAAAGTGGATACGGCTAAGCCGATGACCGCTGCAGGCGGACGCACCTGGGATGTCGTTATTCTGGACCCGCCTGCTTTTGCCAAGACCAAAAGTGCTGTAGCCGGCGCAGTCCGCGGTTACAAGGATATCAACCTGCACGGGATGAAGCTGGTTAATGAAGGCGGGTATCTGGTTACAGCCAGCTGCTCGTACCATATGCAGCCCCAGCTGTTCCTGGACACGATTCAGGAAGCGGCGAAGGATGCCGGCAAGGTGCTGCGGCTGATTGAGTGGCGTGCTGCCGGTAAGGATCATCCGCAGATTCTCGGTGTGGATGAAGGGCATTATCTGAAGTTCGCCGTCTTTGAGGTGCGCAGCAAGTAG
- a CDS encoding ABC transporter ATP-binding protein: MSKTVVEFTDYTFKYRAQQEPTLHNISLRIHEGERILIVGPSGSGKSTLAHCINGLIPFAYPGERSGSLTVRGRETAEQGIAGLSGTVGTVLQDPDGQFVGLTVGEDIAFSLENAAVPVKEMHERTAAAARAVDILELLDASPQELSGGEKQKTMLAGVLAGSVDILLFDEPLASLDPSTGTAAMELIDRVQRETGKTVIIIEHRLEEVLHCPVDRIIVMNEGCITADLPPAELLSLGLLAEAGIREPLYLTALKYAGCRITPEMQPQRLEGLRLAEAAGKLRSWHEGHTVQEEEKAAPALLEVRNLSFRYDRKHPVLQGLSFSARRGEMLCIAGKNGAGKSTVSKLICGFYRPSEGSILLNGRDLAGDSIKERAGRIGFVMQNPNHMISMTLLYDEVALGLKLRGLSEELIRERVYKVLQICGLYEFREWPVSALSYGQKKRVTIASILVLEPEVIILDEPTAGQDYRHYNEIMEFLRGLGSSGITVIMITHDMHLMLEYAERTIVLAEGKRLADARPEIILTDRDIVSRANLKETSLFTLAVKAGIDQPVDFVRRFIAYDRGNR, from the coding sequence ATGAGCAAAACGGTTGTAGAATTCACGGATTACACCTTTAAATACCGGGCACAGCAGGAGCCTACACTGCACAACATCAGCCTCAGGATCCATGAAGGCGAGAGGATTCTGATTGTCGGTCCCTCCGGCTCCGGCAAAAGTACGTTGGCCCATTGTATTAATGGCCTGATTCCGTTTGCCTATCCCGGCGAAAGGAGCGGAAGTCTGACCGTCAGGGGGAGGGAGACGGCGGAACAGGGCATTGCCGGACTATCCGGTACAGTAGGAACAGTGCTTCAGGACCCGGACGGGCAATTCGTCGGCCTTACCGTAGGCGAGGATATAGCTTTCAGTCTGGAGAATGCGGCGGTTCCGGTAAAAGAGATGCATGAGCGGACAGCGGCAGCAGCAAGGGCTGTTGATATTCTGGAGCTGCTGGATGCTTCCCCGCAGGAGCTGTCCGGCGGAGAGAAGCAGAAGACGATGCTGGCCGGGGTGCTGGCCGGAAGCGTGGATATTCTGCTGTTCGACGAGCCGCTGGCCAGTCTGGACCCGTCTACCGGAACAGCGGCAATGGAGCTGATTGACCGGGTGCAGCGCGAAACCGGCAAGACGGTGATCATCATTGAGCACCGCCTGGAAGAGGTGCTGCACTGTCCCGTAGACCGGATCATCGTCATGAACGAAGGCTGCATTACCGCAGATCTGCCGCCTGCCGAGCTGCTCAGCCTGGGGCTGCTTGCAGAGGCCGGCATCCGCGAGCCGCTCTATCTTACTGCGCTGAAGTATGCCGGCTGCCGGATTACACCGGAGATGCAGCCGCAGCGGCTCGAAGGCCTACGGCTTGCGGAAGCGGCCGGTAAGCTCCGCAGCTGGCATGAGGGCCATACGGTGCAGGAGGAAGAGAAGGCTGCTCCGGCTCTGCTTGAGGTTAGGAATCTCTCATTTCGGTATGACCGGAAGCATCCGGTGCTGCAGGGATTATCCTTCAGCGCCCGGCGCGGGGAAATGCTCTGCATCGCCGGCAAGAACGGCGCAGGGAAATCAACGGTGTCCAAGCTGATTTGCGGCTTTTACCGGCCTTCGGAAGGCAGCATCCTGCTGAACGGGCGGGATCTGGCCGGGGATTCCATTAAGGAGCGGGCCGGGCGTATCGGCTTTGTCATGCAGAATCCGAATCATATGATTTCCATGACGCTGCTGTATGATGAGGTTGCTCTTGGCCTCAAGCTGCGCGGGCTGTCAGAAGAGCTGATCCGTGAGCGTGTCTATAAGGTTCTGCAGATATGCGGGCTGTATGAATTCCGGGAATGGCCGGTCTCGGCGCTCAGCTACGGGCAGAAGAAGCGGGTAACCATCGCCTCGATCCTGGTGCTTGAGCCGGAGGTGATTATATTGGATGAGCCGACAGCCGGGCAGGATTACCGGCATTACAATGAGATCATGGAGTTTCTGCGCGGGCTCGGCAGCTCCGGAATTACCGTCATTATGATTACACATGATATGCATCTGATGCTGGAGTATGCGGAGCGGACGATTGTACTGGCGGAGGGGAAAAGGCTGGCGGATGCGCGGCCGGAGATTATTTTGACTGACAGGGATATTGTAAGCCGGGCCAATCTGAAGGAAACCTCACTGTTTACCCTTGCCGTCAAGGCCGGTATTGACCAGCCGGTGGACTTCGTCCGCCGTTTTATCGCTTATGACAGGGGGAACCGCTGA
- a CDS encoding ECF-type riboflavin transporter substrate-binding protein codes for MRQLAKRKALSIQTIVAIGIGAPLFVILGRFGSIPSGIPNTNIETTYALLALFALLYGPVAGLFIGLIGHTLKDAIFYGSPWFSWVISSGLVGLIIGLLAARIAIKDGEFGRKEIITFNLAQIVANAIAWFVVAPVLDILIYAEPANKVFTQGLIAGASNIVTVAVIGTLLAIAYAKTRTKQGSLRRLQ; via the coding sequence ATGAGACAGTTGGCTAAACGCAAAGCTTTATCGATTCAAACGATTGTTGCTATCGGCATAGGTGCACCGCTCTTTGTAATACTGGGCAGGTTTGGTTCCATACCTTCGGGGATCCCGAATACTAACATTGAGACTACATACGCTCTGCTGGCGCTGTTTGCGCTTTTGTACGGACCGGTTGCCGGATTATTCATCGGACTGATCGGGCATACGCTGAAGGATGCGATTTTTTACGGCTCCCCCTGGTTCAGCTGGGTCATCTCCTCGGGGCTGGTCGGACTGATCATCGGGCTGCTGGCAGCCAGAATCGCGATTAAGGACGGTGAGTTTGGCCGCAAAGAAATCATTACTTTCAATCTGGCTCAGATTGTTGCCAACGCCATTGCCTGGTTCGTAGTTGCGCCGGTGCTGGATATTCTGATCTATGCGGAGCCGGCCAATAAGGTGTTCACGCAGGGACTGATCGCCGGAGCGTCCAACATTGTAACGGTAGCGGTCATTGGTACACTGCTCGCTATTGCTTATGCCAAGACTAGAACGAAACAGGGTAGCCTCAGAAGGCTGCAATAA
- a CDS encoding Na/Pi symporter, which translates to MIRELLFPVLYGLVIFLAGMKVMEASLSRLAGPLLTRSLHKATSTPAKGLVASALLSALLQSSTAVTVLTIGMVNAGLLTYARTLGIILGSNIGTCLTTELISLQISILAAPLLAGSLCLWAAAVMAGELRPQGWRLLEACRRIAGPLQFSCLAVTGFALVLWGIAVMQSIGPALEGSGLFRWFLGHAAESALWGLAVGAVLTAMVHSSAAVIGMAMGLAASGVMPPELGIAIVLGANIGTCVTAVIAAIGSTPSGVFVAWSHVALNVGGALLFLPFIQPLQALSAWIGGGPAAQLAHAQTIFNVVCSLGVLPLCYLPVWSRLEQRLQR; encoded by the coding sequence ATGATCCGTGAACTGCTGTTCCCTGTACTGTATGGTCTTGTGATCTTTCTTGCCGGCATGAAGGTGATGGAAGCCTCGCTCTCGAGGCTGGCCGGCCCGCTGCTGACCCGGAGTCTGCATAAGGCTACCTCCACACCGGCCAAAGGGCTGGTTGCCAGCGCCCTGCTGTCCGCGCTGCTGCAGAGCAGCACCGCCGTCACCGTGCTGACCATCGGCATGGTCAATGCCGGGCTGCTGACCTATGCCCGGACGCTCGGCATCATCCTCGGCAGCAACATCGGCACCTGCCTGACCACGGAGCTGATCAGCCTGCAGATCAGCATACTGGCCGCGCCGCTGCTCGCCGGCTCGCTCTGTCTCTGGGCCGCCGCCGTTATGGCCGGCGAGCTGAGGCCGCAAGGCTGGCGGCTGCTTGAAGCCTGCCGCCGGATCGCCGGGCCGCTGCAGTTCAGCTGCCTGGCCGTAACCGGCTTCGCGCTGGTCCTGTGGGGCATCGCCGTCATGCAGTCGATCGGCCCGGCCCTTGAAGGCAGCGGACTGTTCCGCTGGTTCCTCGGCCATGCCGCCGAAAGCGCGCTGTGGGGGCTGGCCGTCGGAGCCGTGCTGACCGCGATGGTGCATAGCAGCGCAGCAGTCATCGGCATGGCGATGGGCCTGGCCGCAAGCGGCGTCATGCCGCCCGAGCTCGGCATCGCGATCGTGCTCGGTGCGAACATCGGCACCTGCGTCACCGCCGTCATAGCCGCCATCGGCAGCACGCCGTCCGGCGTCTTCGTCGCCTGGTCGCATGTCGCGCTCAATGTCGGCGGCGCCTTGCTGTTCCTGCCCTTCATCCAGCCGCTGCAAGCCTTATCCGCCTGGATTGGCGGCGGGCCGGCAGCACAGCTTGCCCACGCCCAGACGATCTTCAATGTCGTATGCTCGCTTGGAGTACTGCCGCTATGCTATCTGCCGGTATGGTCCCGGCTGGAGCAGCGGCTGCAGCGGTAA
- a CDS encoding RsmE family RNA methyltransferase yields MQRYFVSPAQFGQEQVRIDGEDARHIAKVMRGKAGDKLIVSDGVSREALAEIVAIEIGEVTAGILENLPMTHEPRIKITVAQSLPKGDKLETVIQKCTEIGAVAFTPFLSERTIVQYDERKESKRVERWRKICKEAAEQAHRNIVPEVHSPLGWKLLLKSFSQYDAVYFCYEKEEGLQLRSAAAPWLAALPQDSGAKVMIVVGPEGGFSPEECSAAEEAGAVSVGLGRRILRCETAGMVAAACILYESGEMGGA; encoded by the coding sequence ATGCAGCGTTATTTCGTATCTCCGGCACAGTTCGGACAAGAGCAGGTAAGGATTGACGGCGAAGACGCCCGCCATATTGCCAAGGTCATGCGCGGCAAGGCCGGGGACAAGCTGATTGTCAGCGACGGCGTTTCCCGTGAAGCGCTGGCGGAGATTGTAGCCATTGAGATTGGTGAGGTTACCGCAGGCATATTGGAGAACTTACCCATGACCCATGAGCCGCGGATTAAGATCACTGTAGCCCAGAGCCTGCCCAAAGGCGATAAGCTGGAGACGGTAATCCAGAAATGCACGGAGATTGGTGCAGTAGCCTTCACCCCGTTCCTCTCCGAACGGACCATTGTGCAGTATGATGAGCGCAAGGAGAGCAAACGGGTGGAACGCTGGCGCAAAATCTGCAAGGAAGCAGCAGAGCAGGCCCACCGGAATATTGTTCCGGAGGTGCATTCGCCGCTTGGCTGGAAGCTGCTGCTGAAGAGCTTCAGCCAGTATGATGCAGTCTATTTCTGTTATGAAAAAGAAGAAGGGCTGCAGCTGCGCAGCGCTGCCGCACCGTGGCTGGCCGCACTTCCGCAGGACTCCGGCGCCAAAGTGATGATTGTCGTCGGTCCGGAGGGCGGGTTCAGCCCTGAGGAATGCAGCGCGGCTGAAGAAGCCGGGGCAGTATCCGTAGGACTTGGCCGGCGTATTCTGCGCTGTGAAACTGCAGGCATGGTTGCCGCCGCCTGCATTCTATATGAATCCGGAGAAATGGGGGGAGCTTAA
- a CDS encoding site-2 protease family protein — translation MDFLQSIIRFPLEQLPFLLITLLIAFTVHEFAHAYFANKFGDPTARLLGRMTLNPAVHFDFFGIIMMVIAGFGWARPVPVNRDNFSRPRLMGVIVSAVGPISNLLLGFIGAMIYSALAATGVLESISNDRVLQAVYWFFGIFIQLNFFLFLFNLIPLPPLDGYRIVEDVAPRPIRGRLQQYEQWAVFLFLLIIFIPGLRAYTIGPLDNWASQMAGGSVQFFFKLFGS, via the coding sequence ATGGATTTTCTGCAGAGCATTATACGATTTCCGCTGGAACAGCTTCCGTTCCTGCTGATTACCCTGCTGATTGCTTTTACAGTGCATGAGTTCGCCCATGCCTATTTCGCGAATAAATTCGGTGACCCGACTGCACGCCTGCTGGGACGTATGACCCTGAATCCGGCGGTGCATTTTGATTTCTTCGGTATTATCATGATGGTCATTGCCGGGTTCGGCTGGGCGCGTCCGGTTCCGGTGAACCGTGACAATTTCAGCCGCCCGCGGCTGATGGGCGTAATCGTGTCCGCTGTCGGTCCAATCAGCAACCTGTTGCTCGGCTTTATCGGAGCGATGATCTATTCGGCATTAGCTGCAACGGGCGTGCTGGAATCGATCAGCAATGACCGTGTGCTTCAAGCGGTGTACTGGTTCTTCGGCATTTTCATTCAACTTAACTTCTTCCTGTTCCTGTTCAATTTAATTCCGCTGCCGCCGCTGGACGGCTACCGGATTGTCGAGGATGTCGCGCCGCGCCCTATCCGCGGAAGACTGCAGCAGTATGAGCAGTGGGCAGTGTTTCTCTTCCTGCTGATTATCTTTATCCCGGGTCTGCGAGCATATACGATTGGACCGCTGGATAACTGGGCTTCGCAAATGGCCGGCGGATCGGTCCAATTCTTCTTCAAACTGTTCGGCAGCTAG
- a CDS encoding Ig-like domain-containing protein yields the protein MILLVVAAFPVNVFAAAGDINSIEIDSSDKVELTVGQTPKQLKAYANVEGSSSKRDVTASATWTSSKNDVVSVINGQIKPLAYGTAMITATYGNNAVDSVEVSVTYPYKDLKLTPSNADSYKLGDKAESLLVTAKVKGGESATEEKDVTKDAEWSSSNSGVLTIAAGKITLVGEGKATVTAKYKGLTETFKAVVELPYSAIVLKDNANKVVDKELEMLVGDNPVQINAWTKVTAASAEDTIDAEEVDWSSSSEGVATVENGKISIVGVGKAVITASYLGVTQSVDVYVRAPYEAIILKPAGDQSLFLGESLNVTVETRNAVNSTANSTASTTWTSDNLMTATVAASSAFATVTGKAVGTSVIKADHLGISKTFKVTVYPTLTELTLEKSEQEIYTADSVNLPKVSGTKYDDTKLDISSEIEWTSNNEEIVSVKDGKFTGGKAGTATLTGKFKESAVASGTASSIRSKTVELKVTVQNKVLVLIGPEGSMGLVIGEETPLPAVQAVLENGEELDVSDTIVWELSGSNAVLKQSAAGKTIKGLVKGSATLKGTYSNKTISVPVSIEQKVVKLVVEPAAVELNIKGSKTIKVTGYFLSGKTANFSSGMNWVSSNPDVASVKGTSVKAIAEGSATLSGSYQGIAATVKITVVPKLMKLTVSENKLTLAPGAGKTVSVIALYDTGKTAVVTGSVQWTSSKPSVAKVSANGLITAVSKGTTSVKGKLGAKTVTVSVTVK from the coding sequence ATGATCCTGCTAGTTGTTGCAGCTTTTCCGGTAAACGTCTTTGCCGCTGCTGGAGACATCAACTCTATTGAAATCGACAGCTCAGACAAAGTAGAGCTAACCGTGGGTCAAACACCGAAGCAGCTTAAGGCATATGCCAATGTAGAAGGTTCTTCTTCCAAGAGAGATGTGACGGCGTCTGCCACATGGACCTCTTCGAAGAATGATGTTGTCAGTGTAATTAACGGTCAAATCAAGCCGCTCGCTTACGGAACGGCAATGATTACAGCTACCTATGGTAATAATGCAGTAGACTCTGTTGAAGTGTCGGTTACTTATCCGTATAAGGACCTGAAATTAACCCCCAGCAATGCAGACAGCTATAAGCTGGGCGACAAAGCGGAATCACTGCTCGTTACAGCTAAGGTTAAAGGTGGAGAATCGGCCACTGAAGAGAAGGATGTAACCAAGGACGCCGAATGGAGCAGCTCGAATTCGGGCGTGTTAACCATTGCCGCCGGCAAGATTACGCTGGTTGGAGAAGGAAAAGCAACCGTTACAGCCAAGTACAAAGGGTTAACCGAGACATTCAAAGCCGTAGTAGAGCTTCCTTATTCGGCTATTGTACTTAAAGACAATGCAAACAAAGTTGTTGATAAAGAACTGGAAATGCTGGTTGGAGATAATCCGGTTCAAATAAATGCCTGGACCAAAGTTACTGCGGCAAGTGCTGAGGACACCATTGATGCTGAAGAGGTCGACTGGAGCAGCTCAAGCGAAGGCGTGGCAACTGTAGAAAACGGCAAAATTTCAATCGTTGGCGTTGGTAAGGCAGTCATTACAGCCAGCTACCTGGGGGTTACCCAGTCGGTTGATGTGTATGTACGTGCGCCTTATGAAGCTATAATCCTGAAGCCGGCAGGCGACCAGTCACTGTTCCTGGGCGAAAGCCTCAATGTGACTGTGGAGACGCGTAATGCTGTGAATTCGACGGCCAATTCAACCGCGTCAACAACCTGGACTTCAGACAATCTGATGACAGCGACAGTGGCTGCGAGCAGCGCATTTGCAACTGTTACCGGTAAGGCTGTCGGGACCTCTGTAATCAAAGCAGACCACCTGGGTATCAGCAAGACCTTCAAGGTAACTGTATATCCTACCCTGACAGAACTCACCCTTGAGAAGAGTGAGCAGGAGATATACACGGCAGACTCTGTGAACCTGCCAAAGGTAAGCGGAACGAAGTATGACGATACGAAGCTTGACATCAGCAGTGAAATTGAATGGACTTCGAACAACGAAGAGATCGTGTCGGTTAAGGACGGAAAGTTCACCGGCGGCAAGGCTGGTACGGCTACCCTGACCGGCAAGTTCAAAGAAAGTGCAGTAGCTTCGGGTACGGCATCTTCAATCCGTTCGAAGACCGTAGAATTGAAAGTCACCGTTCAGAATAAAGTGCTTGTACTGATTGGGCCTGAAGGTTCAATGGGTCTTGTAATTGGCGAAGAAACTCCGCTGCCTGCAGTTCAGGCGGTGCTTGAGAACGGGGAAGAGCTGGATGTGTCGGATACGATTGTCTGGGAGCTGAGCGGCAGTAATGCCGTGCTGAAGCAATCGGCAGCGGGCAAGACGATCAAGGGTCTGGTCAAAGGCTCGGCAACACTTAAGGGAACCTATTCCAATAAGACGATCAGCGTTCCGGTATCCATCGAGCAGAAGGTTGTGAAGCTGGTGGTAGAGCCCGCTGCGGTAGAGCTCAATATCAAAGGCTCCAAGACAATCAAGGTCACCGGGTATTTCTTGAGCGGCAAAACAGCGAATTTCTCCAGCGGCATGAACTGGGTATCTTCGAATCCGGACGTAGCCTCAGTGAAAGGGACTTCCGTAAAAGCTATAGCTGAGGGCTCAGCTACGCTGAGCGGTTCCTATCAGGGAATTGCGGCTACGGTCAAAATTACAGTCGTTCCTAAGCTGATGAAGCTTACCGTTAGTGAGAACAAGCTGACTCTTGCACCGGGCGCAGGAAAGACGGTATCCGTTATAGCGCTGTATGACACCGGCAAGACTGCAGTTGTCACAGGAAGCGTACAGTGGACCAGCTCCAAGCCGTCGGTAGCCAAGGTAAGTGCTAACGGGCTGATTACGGCTGTAAGCAAAGGCACAACATCGGTTAAAGGCAAGCTGGGTGCCAAGACTGTGACGGTATCGGTTACTGTGAAATAA
- the mtaB gene encoding tRNA (N(6)-L-threonylcarbamoyladenosine(37)-C(2))-methylthiotransferase MtaB has translation MPSVAFYTLGCKVNFYDTEAIWQLFKNDGYEQVDFEGSADVYLINTCTVTNTGDKKSRQMIRRAVRRNPEAIVAVTGCYAQTSPGEILDIPGVDLVIGNQDREHIMTHVKNIQESRQPVNAVRNIMKTREFEELDVPGFADRTRAFMKIQDGCNNFCTFCIIPWSRGLSRSRDPKSIVAQAHQLVEAGYKEFVLTGIHTGGYGDDLDNYRLADLLWELDKVDGLERVRISSIEASQIDEKLLEVLNRSKKMCRHLHIPLQAGHNEVLKAMRRKYTTEEYYAKMQLIRQAMPDVGITTDVIVGFPGETEEMFQAGYDFMKAVNYSEMHVFPYSKRTGTPAARMLNQVDEEIKNARVQQLIDLSEEMQLAYAQKFVGRTVSVIAERSAKDAPGRTTQHGFSDNYLQVLFSGGDSLQGELCQVKITEAGVNECRGELVSVSSSAAAELRASVR, from the coding sequence ATGCCATCAGTAGCTTTTTATACGTTGGGATGCAAAGTTAATTTCTATGATACAGAAGCCATCTGGCAGCTGTTCAAAAATGATGGATATGAACAGGTTGATTTCGAGGGTTCCGCTGATGTCTACCTGATTAATACCTGTACGGTAACCAATACGGGCGACAAGAAGAGCCGGCAGATGATCCGCCGGGCGGTCCGCCGCAATCCTGAAGCCATTGTGGCGGTAACCGGCTGCTATGCGCAGACCTCACCGGGGGAGATTCTGGATATTCCCGGCGTGGATCTTGTAATCGGCAACCAGGACCGTGAGCATATCATGACCCATGTGAAGAATATTCAGGAGTCGCGCCAGCCGGTGAATGCCGTGCGCAATATTATGAAGACGCGTGAATTCGAGGAGCTGGATGTGCCGGGCTTTGCCGACCGGACACGGGCGTTCATGAAGATTCAGGACGGCTGCAACAACTTCTGTACCTTCTGCATCATTCCGTGGTCGCGCGGGCTGTCGCGCAGCCGTGATCCGAAATCGATTGTCGCCCAGGCACATCAGCTAGTTGAGGCCGGATACAAGGAGTTTGTCCTGACCGGGATTCATACCGGAGGCTATGGGGATGATCTTGATAACTACCGCCTTGCGGATCTGCTCTGGGAGCTGGACAAGGTGGACGGGCTGGAACGGGTACGCATCAGCTCTATTGAAGCGAGCCAGATTGACGAGAAGCTGCTGGAGGTGCTGAACCGCAGCAAGAAGATGTGCCGCCATCTGCATATTCCGCTGCAGGCCGGCCATAACGAGGTGCTGAAGGCGATGCGCCGCAAGTACACGACTGAGGAATATTATGCCAAAATGCAGCTGATCCGCCAGGCGATGCCGGATGTAGGTATTACAACCGATGTGATTGTCGGTTTCCCCGGGGAGACCGAGGAGATGTTCCAGGCCGGCTATGACTTCATGAAGGCAGTCAATTACTCGGAAATGCATGTGTTCCCTTATTCCAAACGGACCGGAACACCGGCAGCGCGGATGCTGAACCAGGTGGATGAAGAGATCAAGAATGCCCGCGTGCAGCAGCTGATTGATCTCTCGGAGGAGATGCAGCTTGCCTACGCCCAGAAGTTCGTCGGCAGGACCGTATCCGTCATTGCCGAGCGCTCGGCCAAGGATGCGCCGGGCCGCACGACCCAGCACGGCTTCAGCGACAATTATCTGCAGGTTCTGTTCAGCGGTGGAGATTCACTGCAGGGCGAGCTATGCCAGGTGAAGATTACCGAAGCGGGCGTTAATGAATGCCGCGGCGAGCTGGTAAGTGTAAGCAGCTCCGCAGCTGCTGAGCTGCGTGCGAGTGTACGCTAG